A single genomic interval of Nostoc commune NIES-4072 harbors:
- a CDS encoding glycoside hydrolase family 24 protein, with product MYLLQWYIGDLRSPSDPIFTVQQPPLVMKKGDPYIRALMRTISASEASGNRPYSLLYGGQQVNDLSRHPEICVTIVTGPNTGNCSTAAGRYQIINITWYRLAPRYHPKPMQMMFWTAYSFEAEYQDIVVYRWLNDSKVWGTDLSQLLRQGKLNDVLRRLSPTWTSLGYGIETNSVSSSLPKVYQKMLQEELAAANQPKVPNLTPSPTPSNKAVNKLPKQ from the coding sequence GTGTATTTGTTGCAATGGTATATTGGAGACTTGCGATCGCCTTCTGATCCCATCTTTACAGTTCAACAGCCGCCTTTGGTCATGAAAAAGGGCGACCCCTATATCCGCGCTTTAATGCGAACTATTTCGGCGAGTGAGGCGAGTGGTAATCGTCCCTATTCGCTATTGTATGGTGGACAGCAAGTCAACGACCTGAGCCGACATCCTGAGATATGCGTCACAATTGTCACAGGCCCTAACACAGGTAATTGTTCTACTGCTGCTGGTAGATATCAAATTATTAACATTACTTGGTATCGTTTAGCTCCCCGTTATCATCCAAAACCGATGCAGATGATGTTTTGGACTGCTTATAGTTTTGAAGCAGAATATCAAGATATAGTAGTTTACCGTTGGTTAAATGATTCTAAAGTTTGGGGAACTGATCTTTCTCAACTGTTGCGTCAGGGAAAGTTAAATGATGTTTTGCGGCGTCTCTCTCCCACCTGGACAAGTCTAGGATATGGTATAGAAACTAATTCTGTTAGTAGCTCTCTGCCTAAAGTTTATCAGAAAATGCTGCAAGAGGAATTGGCCGCAGCTAATCAACCAAAGGTTCCGAATTTGACACCATCACCAACTCCTTCTAACAAGGCAGTAAATAAGTTACCAAAGCAGTGA
- the metG gene encoding methionine--tRNA ligase, with amino-acid sequence MNLVKKKELTFALTTPLYYVNDVPHIGSAYTTIAADVVARFNRLLGYQVLLITGTDEHGQKIQRSAESLGKAPQEFCDEIVPSFVNLWQLLDIQYDRFSRTTAPRHEAIVKEFFERVWKSGDIYQGQQKGWYCVSCEEFKEERDLLEGHRCAIHTNKEVEWRDEQNYFFRLSKYQTKLTEFYQSRPDFIQPESRRNEVLSFVNQGLQDFSISRVNLDWGFPVPVDPKHTLYVWFDALLGYVTALLEPDAEPTLANALKTWWPINLHLIGKDILRFHAVYWPAMLLSGGLPLPDRVFGHGFLTKDGQKMGKSLGNTLDPIALVQRYGSDAVRYYFLKEIEFGKDGDFNEVRFINVLNADLANDLGNLLNRTLNMVKKYCAQNNVPSIGNEGISDENPLKTIGLRLGEHVKQAYQELAFSEACEAILSLVQASNKFIDEQAPWSLYKQGQQESVEKVLYAVLESVRLAAYLLSPIIPNISSDIYQQLGFGINFNDQIQSSITAPFATHATWGILSSKQQLGTPQPIFKRIEPPKND; translated from the coding sequence ATGAATCTAGTGAAAAAAAAAGAATTGACATTTGCACTAACAACACCACTATATTATGTAAACGATGTGCCTCATATAGGCAGTGCTTATACAACGATCGCAGCAGATGTAGTGGCTCGATTTAATAGACTCTTGGGGTATCAGGTATTACTAATTACAGGTACAGATGAACACGGGCAAAAAATTCAGCGATCGGCAGAAAGTTTAGGCAAAGCACCACAAGAGTTTTGCGATGAGATTGTCCCTAGTTTCGTTAATTTGTGGCAATTATTAGATATTCAATACGATCGCTTTAGTCGGACTACAGCACCTCGTCATGAAGCGATCGTTAAAGAATTCTTTGAGCGAGTTTGGAAATCTGGTGATATTTACCAGGGGCAACAAAAAGGCTGGTACTGCGTATCCTGCGAAGAATTCAAAGAAGAACGGGATCTGCTAGAAGGACACCGTTGCGCGATTCATACTAACAAAGAAGTGGAGTGGCGAGACGAGCAAAACTATTTTTTCCGCTTATCCAAATATCAAACTAAGCTGACAGAATTTTATCAATCTAGACCGGATTTTATTCAACCAGAAAGTCGCCGCAACGAAGTTCTCAGCTTTGTAAATCAAGGACTACAAGACTTTTCCATTTCGCGGGTAAATCTAGATTGGGGTTTTCCTGTACCAGTTGATCCCAAGCACACCCTTTATGTCTGGTTTGACGCGCTGTTAGGTTATGTAACGGCATTACTAGAACCAGATGCAGAACCGACTTTAGCAAATGCCTTAAAAACATGGTGGCCGATTAACTTGCACCTAATTGGTAAAGATATTCTGCGTTTCCATGCAGTTTACTGGCCAGCAATGCTGTTGTCGGGTGGCTTACCCTTGCCAGATCGAGTATTTGGGCATGGCTTTTTGACTAAAGATGGTCAAAAAATGGGCAAAAGTCTGGGTAATACCCTTGATCCTATAGCTTTAGTTCAGCGCTACGGTAGTGATGCCGTTCGTTATTACTTCCTTAAGGAAATCGAATTTGGCAAAGATGGAGATTTTAATGAAGTAAGGTTCATTAATGTTCTGAATGCAGATTTGGCAAATGATTTAGGTAATTTGCTCAATCGCACCTTGAACATGGTGAAGAAATACTGTGCCCAGAATAATGTCCCATCAATCGGCAATGAAGGAATTTCTGACGAAAATCCATTGAAAACAATTGGTTTACGTCTAGGGGAGCATGTAAAACAAGCATACCAAGAGCTAGCTTTCAGTGAAGCCTGCGAGGCCATCCTTTCATTGGTGCAAGCCAGTAATAAGTTTATTGATGAACAGGCTCCTTGGTCATTATATAAACAGGGACAGCAGGAGTCGGTAGAAAAAGTTCTGTACGCAGTTCTAGAATCAGTTAGACTAGCAGCTTATCTGCTTTCCCCAATTATTCCAAATATCAGTAGCGATATTTATCAGCAACTGGGCTTTGGAATAAACTTTAACGATCAAATACAAAGTTCAATTACCGCTCCTTTTGCCACCCATGCAACATGGGGGATACTATCTAGTAAACAACAGTTGGGTACACCCCAACCGATTTTTAAGCGAATAGAACCCCCAAAAAACGATTAA
- the lptC gene encoding LPS export ABC transporter periplasmic protein LptC, producing the protein MAYQFHQRGRQDERKIKNFSSTPPFLILPLIFFLIFGLVSCGGKSPTASQQNTAASSNNKDSNLTFFDVTLEQADEVGRPIWKVRAKQAQYTKEKQIGQAESPYGELYQDGKVVYQIKADVADIEQNGKQLFLKGKIFATDPKNGIVLQGNELEWRPKEDLLIVRNQINGSHKQLQAVAQEARVKTREQRMEFSGRVVANSIDPQLQVRTEHLIWNIKEEKLIGDRPLQIDRYKNNKISDRGKGNSAEVNLKTKIATIQQNAQLDLLDPPVQITSNSMTWNMNAETVTTNSPVRMFQRVENLTVTANQGEMKIPQKTVYLTGNVNAIGQRRQSLKSNTLTWYLDNKLVEAQGNVVYRQIDPRLNFTGETAVGNLQTENIVVKGGTSSGRVVTEIIPQERTNRQQ; encoded by the coding sequence ATGGCGTATCAATTTCATCAAAGGGGGAGACAGGACGAGAGAAAAATTAAAAATTTCTCCTCTACTCCTCCCTTCCTTATTTTACCTTTAATTTTTTTCTTAATATTTGGTTTAGTAAGCTGTGGGGGAAAATCTCCCACAGCTTCTCAACAAAATACTGCGGCTTCATCTAATAACAAAGATAGCAATTTGACTTTCTTTGATGTCACCTTAGAACAAGCAGATGAAGTAGGACGACCGATTTGGAAAGTCAGGGCTAAACAAGCACAATACACCAAAGAAAAACAAATTGGTCAAGCCGAAAGTCCTTATGGTGAACTATATCAAGATGGGAAAGTAGTTTATCAAATCAAAGCAGATGTCGCAGATATTGAACAAAATGGGAAGCAGTTATTTCTTAAAGGTAAGATATTTGCCACAGATCCTAAGAATGGAATTGTATTGCAAGGTAATGAATTAGAATGGCGTCCCAAAGAAGATTTGTTGATTGTCCGCAACCAGATTAACGGTAGTCATAAACAACTACAAGCTGTGGCGCAGGAAGCGCGAGTCAAAACCCGCGAACAGCGCATGGAATTTTCTGGTAGGGTAGTAGCAAATTCCATAGATCCCCAGTTACAAGTAAGAACCGAGCATTTAATCTGGAATATTAAAGAAGAAAAATTGATTGGCGATCGCCCTTTACAAATTGACCGTTACAAAAATAATAAAATTAGCGATCGCGGCAAAGGAAATTCTGCCGAAGTCAACTTAAAAACGAAAATTGCTACTATTCAACAAAATGCTCAATTAGATTTACTAGACCCACCAGTGCAAATAACTAGTAACTCTATGACCTGGAACATGAACGCAGAAACTGTCACTACAAATTCCCCCGTGCGGATGTTCCAGCGTGTCGAAAATCTTACCGTCACTGCCAATCAAGGTGAAATGAAAATACCACAAAAAACAGTTTATTTAACAGGTAACGTCAACGCCATTGGTCAGCGTCGCCAGTCTTTGAAATCTAATACATTAACTTGGTATTTAGACAATAAGTTAGTTGAAGCTCAGGGAAATGTAGTTTATCGACAAATTGACCCACGGTTAAATTTTACAGGTGAAACAGCCGTTGGTAATCTGCAAACAGAAAATATTGTTGTTAAAGGCGGCACTTCTAGCGGTAGGGTAGTAACAGAAATCATTCCCCAAGAAAGAACCAATCGTCAGCAGTAG
- a CDS encoding LabA-like NYN domain-containing protein → MLNNFETDSIFTPEQVLENRGRVAIFIDGSNLFYAALQLGIEIDYTKLLYRLTGGSRLLRSFFYTGVDRTNEKQQGFLLWMRRNGYRVIAKDLVQLPDGSKKANLDVEIAVDMMALVDSYDTAVLVSGDGDLAYAVNSVSYRGVRVEVVSLRSMTSDSLINVSDRYIDLEAIKEDIQKTPRQSYPYRPLSGIGFLEDPRTSDGHLEIQE, encoded by the coding sequence ATGTTGAATAATTTTGAAACCGATTCAATATTTACGCCAGAACAAGTTTTGGAGAATCGGGGTAGGGTCGCTATATTTATTGATGGCTCAAATCTATTTTACGCTGCACTGCAATTAGGAATTGAAATCGATTACACGAAGCTGTTGTATCGATTAACTGGAGGTTCTAGACTACTACGGTCTTTTTTCTACACTGGTGTAGACCGGACAAACGAGAAGCAACAGGGGTTTCTGCTGTGGATGCGTCGCAATGGCTACCGAGTTATTGCTAAAGATTTAGTCCAGCTACCAGATGGCTCTAAAAAAGCTAACCTGGATGTAGAAATAGCAGTCGATATGATGGCGCTAGTAGATTCTTATGATACCGCAGTTTTAGTTAGCGGTGATGGGGATTTGGCTTATGCGGTAAATTCAGTCAGCTATCGCGGCGTGCGGGTAGAAGTGGTGAGTTTGCGTTCGATGACCAGCGACAGCTTAATTAATGTAAGCGATCGCTACATTGATTTAGAAGCCATCAAAGAAGATATTCAAAAAACTCCTCGCCAAAGCTATCCATACCGGCCGTTATCTGGTATCGGTTTTTTGGAAGACCCCAGAACTAGTGATGGACATCTAGAAATCCAAGAATAA
- a CDS encoding DUF4332 domain-containing protein — MSAKNTNNQNRIQSRDWPIEQLPGLSDEEQSQLHNFGIPSTVALIKQGKTLEKRLALANKLQIHLQYVNKWMALADLARIPSVGIQYCGLLLHAGIASVAQLAQTPSHRLHQQIMRLQVATMQRRDLCPAIELVQQWSQQAKIVGNGE; from the coding sequence ATGTCTGCTAAAAATACAAATAATCAAAATCGTATCCAATCTCGTGACTGGCCAATTGAACAATTACCTGGACTAAGCGACGAAGAACAATCTCAACTACACAATTTTGGAATTCCTAGTACAGTAGCACTAATCAAACAAGGGAAAACTTTAGAGAAAAGACTAGCATTAGCAAATAAACTACAGATTCATCTTCAGTATGTAAATAAATGGATGGCTTTAGCTGACTTGGCGCGTATTCCCAGTGTAGGCATACAATATTGTGGTTTATTGCTCCATGCAGGTATTGCTTCAGTTGCACAGTTAGCTCAAACTCCCAGTCACAGATTGCACCAACAAATTATGCGCTTGCAGGTAGCAACAATGCAGCGACGAGATTTATGTCCAGCGATTGAATTAGTACAACAGTGGAGTCAGCAAGCGAAAATAGTGGGAAATGGGGAGTAG
- a CDS encoding NAD(P)H-binding protein produces the protein MKAFVAGATGETGRRIVQELIARNIPVRALVRDIEKARGILSPEAELVVGDVLQPESLTAALEDSTVVLVATGAKPSFDPTGPYKVDFEGTKNLVEAAKAKGIEHFVLVSSLCTSQFFHPLNLFWLILVWKKQAEEYIQKSGLTYTIVRPGGLKNEDNSDAIVMQSADTLFDGSIPRQKVAQVAVEALLEADARNKIVEIVAKPEAASKSFKELFQQC, from the coding sequence ATGAAAGCATTTGTAGCAGGGGCAACAGGTGAAACAGGTCGCCGGATTGTGCAAGAATTGATAGCGCGGAATATTCCCGTCCGTGCTTTGGTGCGGGATATAGAGAAAGCTAGGGGTATTCTCTCTCCTGAAGCCGAATTAGTGGTAGGCGACGTATTACAACCAGAAAGTTTAACTGCTGCGTTGGAAGATAGCACAGTTGTGTTGGTTGCGACTGGTGCAAAACCTAGTTTTGACCCCACTGGCCCCTATAAAGTAGATTTTGAAGGGACTAAAAATTTAGTAGAAGCCGCTAAGGCAAAGGGAATTGAGCATTTTGTCTTAGTTTCTTCTTTGTGTACTTCGCAGTTCTTCCATCCACTGAACTTGTTTTGGCTGATTTTAGTGTGGAAAAAGCAAGCTGAAGAGTATATCCAGAAAAGTGGTCTTACCTATACGATTGTGCGACCTGGTGGGTTGAAGAATGAAGATAACTCCGACGCGATCGTGATGCAGAGTGCTGATACACTGTTTGATGGTAGTATACCCAGGCAAAAAGTCGCCCAAGTTGCTGTTGAGGCGCTGCTTGAAGCAGATGCACGCAATAAAATTGTCGAGATTGTTGCTAAACCAGAAGCAGCCTCGAAAAGCTTTAAGGAGTTATTTCAACAGTGCTGA
- a CDS encoding metal-sensing transcriptional repressor, protein MNGSNRLNKESLPTSQQAEHSHHHTDQEHIDHTHEAGELAHPHVHSEESLRRIANRLSRIEGHVRGIKTMVQQNSPCPDVLLQIAAVRGALDKVARIVLDEHLTECIARAAQEGNIDVEIKQLKAALDRFLP, encoded by the coding sequence ATGAATGGATCAAACCGATTAAACAAGGAATCCTTGCCAACATCCCAACAAGCAGAACATTCCCATCATCATACAGACCAGGAACATATAGATCATACTCATGAGGCTGGAGAGTTGGCTCATCCTCATGTCCATAGCGAAGAGTCATTACGGCGAATTGCCAATCGATTATCGCGCATAGAAGGACATGTTCGTGGTATTAAAACAATGGTGCAGCAAAATAGCCCTTGCCCTGACGTTCTACTGCAAATTGCCGCAGTTCGAGGCGCATTAGATAAAGTAGCGCGAATTGTTTTGGATGAACATTTAACTGAATGTATTGCTAGAGCTGCGCAAGAGGGTAATATTGACGTTGAAATTAAACAGTTAAAAGCTGCTTTAGATAGATTTTTACCTTAA
- a CDS encoding DUF1997 domain-containing protein has product MLSRKSEYKSWEITEAVLPVASSQEAAEDTLIEANVATVTKFYGRYQDFMEMPASAEKVAQYLNNHASWFSRCAEPMKVQLLGENGYALVIGRFGAFGYDVEPKIGLELLPPDAGIYRIRTIPIPDYQPPGYDVDYRASLQLIENNTSSSIGEITRVEWELDLIVDLHFPRFIQRLPKSIIQSTGDRLLNQIVRQVSRRLTRKVQEDFHKSLAIPFPANSKQKR; this is encoded by the coding sequence ATGCTTTCAAGAAAAAGCGAATATAAATCCTGGGAAATAACAGAAGCAGTTTTACCTGTAGCCTCCAGCCAAGAAGCAGCTGAGGACACATTAATAGAAGCAAATGTAGCGACGGTCACAAAATTTTACGGTCGTTATCAAGATTTTATGGAAATGCCTGCCTCAGCAGAGAAGGTTGCCCAGTATCTTAATAATCACGCCTCATGGTTTTCCCGTTGCGCTGAACCCATGAAGGTGCAATTACTTGGGGAAAATGGCTACGCTTTAGTAATTGGTCGTTTTGGTGCTTTTGGTTATGATGTAGAACCTAAAATTGGTTTGGAATTGTTGCCTCCAGACGCAGGTATTTACCGCATCCGTACAATCCCTATTCCTGACTATCAACCGCCTGGTTATGACGTAGACTACCGGGCATCTCTACAGTTAATAGAAAATAATACTTCCAGTAGTATTGGTGAAATTACCAGAGTTGAATGGGAATTAGATTTAATAGTTGATTTGCACTTTCCCAGATTTATTCAGCGATTACCCAAATCTATAATTCAATCTACAGGCGATCGCTTACTTAACCAAATTGTCCGCCAAGTCTCCCGCCGCTTAACTCGCAAAGTTCAAGAGGATTTTCATAAATCTTTGGCAATACCCTTTCCTGCTAATTCAAAACAAAAGCGGTAA
- a CDS encoding DUF29 domain-containing protein: MTTEILKSVEPTLYEEDYYLWVETTLKQLENKDIENLDWQHLVEEIEALGIEQRRKVESYLKQLLIHLLLYRYWENQKQDCQRGWQIEITNFRDELEFSFRSKTLYNYCLNCLDAVYIKARRQAIQKTALQPEIFPEKCPFSPEDIFNNEYFPE, encoded by the coding sequence ATGACAACAGAAATATTAAAATCTGTTGAACCCACCCTTTACGAAGAAGATTATTATTTGTGGGTAGAAACAACACTTAAACAATTAGAAAATAAAGATATTGAAAATCTGGATTGGCAACATTTAGTAGAAGAAATTGAAGCTTTGGGAATTGAACAAAGGCGAAAAGTAGAAAGTTACTTAAAACAATTATTAATTCATCTTTTACTTTATCGTTATTGGGAAAATCAAAAACAAGATTGTCAACGAGGCTGGCAAATAGAAATAACTAATTTCCGTGATGAACTAGAATTTTCTTTTCGTTCCAAAACACTTTATAACTATTGTCTTAACTGCTTAGATGCAGTTTATATTAAAGCCAGAAGACAAGCAATTCAAAAAACAGCTTTACAGCCGGAAATTTTTCCAGAAAAATGCCCTTTTAGTCCTGAAGATATTTTCAATAATGAGTACTTTCCAGAATAA
- the menH gene encoding 2-succinyl-6-hydroxy-2,4-cyclohexadiene-1-carboxylate synthase translates to MNLKYKFNYYLNVNKNKPLILLLHGFMGNINEFDEAIKILTEDFSYLTLDLPGHGKTQVLGSDEYYTIQPTAQAIINLLDELKIDKCYLIGYSMGGRLALYLTLHFSERFIKVVLESASPGLVTEAERLERVRRDAQIARKLSRSIIQTDFAAFLSNWYNQPIFGYIKNHPEYDRMIENRLQNNPYELDKSLRFMGTGCQPSLWEKLQENKIPLLLLVGEYDKKFIFINTEMAQLCEFAQLKIISNAGHNIHFENTLAFVENIKDFFYAAS, encoded by the coding sequence ATGAATTTAAAATATAAGTTTAACTATTATTTAAATGTCAATAAAAACAAACCTCTAATTCTTTTATTACATGGCTTCATGGGAAACATTAATGAATTCGATGAAGCTATAAAAATATTAACTGAAGACTTTTCTTATCTCACCCTTGATTTACCCGGACATGGTAAAACCCAAGTTTTAGGAAGTGATGAATACTATACAATACAACCTACTGCTCAAGCAATAATCAATTTATTAGATGAATTAAAAATAGATAAATGCTACTTAATTGGTTATTCAATGGGTGGAAGGTTGGCTTTATATCTAACTCTACATTTTTCAGAACGTTTTATTAAAGTTGTATTAGAATCAGCTTCCCCAGGTTTAGTAACAGAAGCAGAACGATTAGAACGAGTTAGACGTGATGCTCAAATAGCTAGAAAATTAAGCAGAAGTATTATTCAAACTGATTTTGCTGCTTTTCTTTCAAATTGGTACAATCAACCAATTTTTGGTTATATAAAAAATCATCCAGAATACGATCGCATGATAGAAAATCGGTTACAGAATAATCCATACGAATTAGATAAATCATTGCGCTTCATGGGAACTGGATGCCAACCTTCTTTGTGGGAAAAGCTACAAGAGAATAAAATACCTCTGCTCTTATTAGTGGGTGAATATGATAAAAAATTTATATTTATTAATACAGAAATGGCTCAACTTTGTGAATTTGCCCAACTAAAAATAATTAGTAATGCTGGACATAATATTCACTTTGAAAATACTTTAGCTTTTGTAGAAAATATCAAAGATTTTTTCTATGCAGCAAGTTAA
- a CDS encoding ankyrin repeat domain-containing protein, protein MTENNDTLLLKAAKSGDIKGLCALLAAGARVDACDRLGTTALMFAANLGYTEIVRSLLDAGANINLPRKLYGLTALMLAASAKQLDILQLLLSKGADVNATNEDGSTALMAAVVKGHIDVVRVLLAAGAKVNIADKDDDTALKLAIKQGQIEVLQAILQTGVDVNIRDEEGETLLTLAADLGHLEVVEALLAAGADVNVKNADGGTALSAAAAAGHSAIAAALLNRGAQINLQDQDGETALHLAVVEGYIDVVQVLLNRGADVQIRNHLGDTPLLVAALQGHSHIVEALLHSGADITEKNLGEVPLTLAASQGHTQTVKVLLNYGADANTAGDDGKTALIKATERKHTEIIHLLLAKGADVNFQDSAKATALMWAASAGYGEIVQLLLQAGADVNLKNRGGYTALMIAEFNGYKNVVQSLQKAGAQE, encoded by the coding sequence ATGACTGAAAACAACGATACTTTGCTGCTAAAAGCTGCTAAAAGCGGCGATATCAAGGGTCTGTGTGCGCTACTGGCTGCTGGTGCGAGGGTGGACGCGTGCGATCGCCTTGGCACGACGGCGTTAATGTTTGCTGCCAATTTAGGCTATACCGAAATTGTGCGATCGCTATTAGATGCTGGGGCAAATATCAACTTGCCTAGAAAACTCTATGGTTTGACGGCTTTGATGTTGGCGGCTAGTGCCAAACAGCTTGACATTTTGCAGCTTTTACTATCTAAAGGTGCTGATGTCAATGCCACTAATGAAGATGGCAGTACAGCTTTAATGGCAGCTGTAGTTAAAGGTCATATCGATGTAGTGCGAGTTTTATTGGCTGCTGGTGCAAAGGTGAATATCGCAGATAAAGATGATGATACTGCCTTGAAACTGGCCATTAAGCAGGGACAAATAGAAGTTTTACAAGCAATTCTCCAAACTGGTGTCGATGTCAATATTCGAGATGAGGAGGGTGAGACGCTCTTAACATTAGCGGCAGATTTGGGACATCTAGAGGTTGTGGAAGCACTGCTAGCAGCCGGAGCTGATGTGAATGTGAAAAATGCCGATGGTGGAACTGCCCTATCGGCAGCAGCAGCTGCTGGACATAGTGCGATCGCAGCAGCTTTACTAAATCGAGGTGCCCAAATTAATCTCCAAGACCAAGATGGTGAAACTGCCCTACACCTTGCCGTTGTGGAAGGCTACATTGATGTTGTGCAAGTGTTACTTAACAGGGGTGCAGATGTCCAAATTAGGAACCACCTGGGTGATACGCCACTGCTTGTAGCAGCATTGCAGGGACACAGCCATATCGTCGAAGCATTATTGCATTCTGGGGCAGATATTACTGAGAAAAACCTTGGTGAAGTACCTTTGACGCTGGCTGCATCACAGGGACACACCCAAACAGTGAAAGTGCTGCTAAACTATGGTGCTGATGCCAACACTGCGGGCGATGATGGCAAAACTGCTTTGATCAAGGCAACCGAACGCAAGCACACAGAGATAATACATTTGTTGCTGGCGAAGGGAGCAGATGTAAATTTTCAAGACTCAGCGAAGGCAACAGCATTGATGTGGGCTGCCTCAGCAGGTTACGGCGAAATTGTGCAGTTGTTACTGCAAGCTGGGGCAGATGTGAATTTGAAAAACCGGGGTGGTTATACTGCTTTAATGATTGCAGAATTTAATGGTTATAAAAATGTGGTGCAAAGCCTGCAAAAAGCTGGGGCGCAAGAATAG
- a CDS encoding TetR/AcrR family transcriptional regulator — translation MRVFNSSPPSEAQTRTRILQAAQRLFAAQGFDGTTTRDLAQAAGVAEGTLFRHFANKKAILVEVATSGWVEILTDLLTELSEMGSYKAVAQVMRRRMWNFQKNADLMRVCFMEVQFHPDLRDRIQLEVITKMSDVGEAFFQTAMDKGIYRKMDAKLVAKVFLGMFAIAGFSNNTLMEPDASPQQMQEMAEGLADIFLNGVLAKD, via the coding sequence ATGCGAGTTTTTAATTCTTCCCCACCTTCAGAGGCTCAGACGCGCACCCGGATTTTGCAGGCAGCACAACGCTTGTTCGCCGCTCAGGGATTTGACGGCACTACCACTCGTGATTTAGCACAGGCGGCAGGTGTAGCTGAAGGGACTCTATTTCGTCATTTTGCCAATAAAAAGGCAATTTTGGTGGAAGTAGCGACGAGTGGATGGGTGGAGATTCTCACAGATTTGCTGACAGAATTAAGTGAAATGGGCAGCTATAAAGCCGTAGCTCAGGTGATGCGTCGCCGGATGTGGAATTTTCAAAAAAATGCCGATTTAATGCGCGTCTGTTTTATGGAGGTGCAGTTTCACCCCGACTTGCGCGATCGCATTCAATTAGAAGTCATTACCAAAATGTCCGATGTGGGCGAAGCGTTTTTTCAAACAGCGATGGATAAAGGCATTTATCGCAAAATGGACGCCAAGCTGGTAGCCAAAGTTTTTTTAGGAATGTTTGCGATCGCAGGTTTTTCCAACAACACCCTCATGGAACCTGATGCTTCTCCTCAACAAATGCAGGAAATGGCAGAAGGACTTGCTGATATCTTCCTTAATGGTGTTTTAGCTAAAGATTAG
- a CDS encoding DUF4079 domain-containing protein — MSLELSASVKYWLNFFHPVLMWALLVLSIYAAYLGLQVQRTRNAQGEEKKELIKGRYNVRHYQIGSILLALMVIGAIGGMGVTYINNGKLFVAPHLLAGLGMTGMIAFSAALSPYMQKGANWARATHILVNFTLLGLFAWQAVTGVQIVQRILTKA; from the coding sequence ATGAGCTTGGAACTTTCCGCGTCGGTGAAATATTGGCTGAATTTCTTTCATCCGGTGCTAATGTGGGCGCTATTAGTACTTTCAATTTATGCTGCCTACTTAGGGCTGCAAGTACAGCGTACCAGAAATGCTCAGGGGGAAGAAAAGAAAGAACTGATTAAAGGTAGATATAACGTCAGACACTACCAAATCGGGTCTATACTCCTAGCTTTGATGGTTATAGGTGCAATTGGAGGGATGGGTGTCACTTACATCAATAATGGCAAGTTATTTGTCGCGCCTCACCTGCTGGCAGGACTGGGTATGACGGGTATGATTGCATTTTCTGCTGCTTTGTCGCCTTATATGCAAAAAGGGGCAAATTGGGCGCGGGCAACTCATATTCTGGTGAATTTTACCCTTTTGGGGCTTTTTGCTTGGCAGGCTGTCACCGGCGTGCAAATTGTCCAAAGAATTCTCACTAAAGCATAG